One Defluviimonas aquaemixtae DNA segment encodes these proteins:
- a CDS encoding ROK family transcriptional regulator: MTDKTQPAAVAFERGSNQSGMRAHNERVVLSMIRRHGALAKAEIARLSGLSAQTVSVIMRALEADGLLVRGEPLRGKVGQPSIPMGLAPGGAYFLGLKIGRRSADLVLTNFLGKVISRVHLTYRHPEPDATVKFALDAVAQLSGQLTSGERARIAGLGIAMPFQIWDWARALGVHGEAMEIWRDRDIRAEIAAKFDFPVYLQNDASCACGAELVFGDAEVPRNFLYFYIGYFIGGGVVLNGSLYTGLSGNAGALGSMPVPAPGDGGGQLIDVASLSVIERLLEEGGKDPQTLWETPASWSIDADLLDQWINGAAPGLAHAISAASSVLDFEAVMIDGWIPEDLRARLVERTRAVLYKVNLAGITPPEIREGTIGPDARALGAASLPLSERFLMDRNAFQSA; this comes from the coding sequence ATGACGGACAAGACCCAGCCTGCCGCTGTCGCCTTCGAGCGCGGATCTAACCAGAGTGGCATGCGCGCCCACAACGAACGGGTCGTGTTGTCCATGATTCGCCGCCACGGGGCACTTGCGAAGGCCGAAATCGCGCGCCTGAGCGGCCTGTCCGCCCAGACCGTGTCCGTCATCATGCGCGCGCTAGAGGCCGACGGGCTTCTGGTCAGAGGCGAGCCGCTGCGCGGGAAGGTCGGGCAGCCCTCGATTCCGATGGGGCTGGCGCCAGGCGGAGCCTATTTCTTGGGCCTGAAGATCGGTCGGCGAAGTGCCGATCTCGTCCTAACGAACTTTCTCGGCAAGGTGATCTCGCGCGTTCATCTGACCTATCGACACCCGGAGCCCGATGCCACGGTGAAGTTCGCCCTCGATGCAGTTGCGCAACTTTCGGGCCAGTTGACTTCCGGCGAGCGTGCCCGGATCGCGGGTCTGGGTATCGCCATGCCGTTTCAGATCTGGGACTGGGCGCGTGCATTGGGCGTGCACGGCGAAGCCATGGAGATCTGGCGCGATCGGGATATCCGGGCCGAGATCGCCGCCAAGTTCGACTTTCCCGTATATCTGCAAAACGACGCCTCCTGCGCCTGCGGGGCCGAACTCGTGTTCGGCGACGCGGAAGTGCCGCGAAACTTCCTCTATTTCTACATCGGCTACTTCATCGGCGGCGGCGTGGTGTTGAACGGAAGCCTCTATACTGGCCTGTCCGGCAATGCCGGCGCGCTCGGCTCCATGCCGGTGCCGGCGCCTGGCGATGGTGGCGGACAGCTCATCGACGTCGCATCGCTATCGGTGATCGAGCGGCTATTGGAGGAGGGGGGAAAGGACCCTCAGACGCTTTGGGAAACGCCGGCGTCTTGGTCCATCGACGCGGATCTCCTCGACCAATGGATTAACGGCGCTGCGCCCGGGCTGGCCCATGCGATCTCGGCGGCGAGTTCCGTTCTCGACTTCGAGGCGGTGATGATCGACGGCTGGATTCCGGAAGATCTGCGCGCGCGGCTGGTGGAACGCACGCGCGCGGTCTTGTATAAGGTGAACCTGGCGGGAATAACGCCTCCCGAGATCAGGGAAGGCACGATCGGGCCAGACGCGCGTGCGCTGGGGGCGGCAAGCCTTCCGCTGTCGGAACGGTTCCTCATGGACCGGAATGCATTTCAGTCGGCCTGA
- a CDS encoding ABC transporter permease produces MADETGTRREGQDFESTLDQSETTVASFERHDRTLLGNIQHVLHGNPTLVPVMVLVVSILVFSLPMVTEGKFLTAFNLSLVMQQVSIIGILAAAQTLVILTAGIDLSVGALMVFAAVVMGMTGVNAGLPGPIAVLLGLVLAVGCGALNGLLVTRLKLPPFIVTLGTWSVYLSILRLMTGSQSLRSQDIDAEAPLLKVFGQFINVGGARITWGVILMILVFAVLWYVLNKTAWGRHVYAVGDDKEAAELAGIRTDRTLLAVYMLAGLVCGIAAWASIGRVGSISPNAFAEANLQSITAVVIGGISLFGGRGSILGPLFGALIVGVFESGLRLAGLDVQWQVFAIGWLIILAVAIDQWIRKVSA; encoded by the coding sequence ATGGCAGACGAAACTGGTACCCGCCGCGAAGGCCAGGACTTCGAATCCACGCTTGATCAAAGCGAAACCACCGTCGCGAGCTTCGAGCGACATGACCGCACGCTTCTTGGCAACATCCAGCACGTGCTTCACGGCAACCCGACGCTGGTCCCGGTCATGGTCCTCGTGGTCAGCATTCTTGTCTTTAGCCTGCCGATGGTGACGGAAGGCAAATTCCTCACCGCGTTCAATCTGTCGCTGGTCATGCAGCAGGTCTCCATCATCGGGATTCTCGCGGCCGCGCAGACACTGGTAATCCTTACCGCCGGAATCGACCTGTCCGTTGGTGCGCTCATGGTGTTCGCCGCTGTCGTGATGGGTATGACAGGCGTCAATGCCGGGCTGCCGGGGCCGATTGCGGTCCTGCTCGGTCTTGTGCTTGCCGTCGGTTGCGGCGCGCTGAACGGTCTGCTCGTGACCCGGCTGAAATTGCCACCCTTCATCGTCACGCTTGGCACATGGAGCGTCTATCTTTCGATCCTGCGCCTGATGACCGGATCGCAGTCGCTCCGGTCGCAGGATATCGATGCGGAAGCGCCGCTTCTCAAGGTATTCGGCCAATTCATCAATGTCGGCGGCGCGCGCATCACGTGGGGCGTTATCCTGATGATCCTCGTCTTCGCCGTACTCTGGTACGTGCTCAACAAGACCGCCTGGGGCCGCCACGTCTATGCGGTCGGGGATGACAAGGAAGCCGCCGAACTGGCGGGCATCCGCACCGACCGCACGCTTCTGGCCGTCTACATGCTCGCCGGTCTCGTCTGCGGGATCGCCGCTTGGGCATCGATCGGTCGCGTCGGCTCAATCTCCCCGAACGCCTTCGCCGAGGCCAACCTACAATCCATCACTGCCGTTGTGATCGGGGGCATATCGCTTTTCGGCGGCAGGGGGTCGATCCTCGGCCCCCTCTTCGGCGCGCTCATCGTCGGCGTCTTCGAAAGCGGACTTCGGCTCGCAGGGCTCGACGTGCAGTGGCAGGTCTTCGCCATCGGCTGGCTCATCATTCTCGCGGTCGCCATCGACCAATGGATCAGAAAGGTCTCGGCATGA
- a CDS encoding sugar ABC transporter substrate-binding protein has protein sequence MTRFSITKTALLGAAAFVGLGASAVSAQDAGACLITKTDTNPFFVKMKEGAQSGAEANGISLQTFAGKLDGDVETQVAAVETCIASGVKGILITPSDSRALAPVVTQARDAGILVIALDTPFEPADTADATFATDNFKAGELIGQWAAAKLGDEAANAKIALLDLNASEVSVDYLRDGGFLQGFGIDIKDPTDIGDEDDPRIVGHDVTDGNEEGGRTAMENLLQKDPEINVVYTINEPAAAGAYEALKATGRESDVLIVSVDGGCPGVQNVAEGVIGATSMQFPLLMASKGIEAIKQFADTGEKPQNTEGLDFFNTGVELITDEPVDGIPSISSAEGLEKCWG, from the coding sequence ATGACACGTTTCTCTATCACGAAGACGGCGCTGCTCGGAGCCGCTGCATTTGTTGGGCTGGGCGCAAGCGCCGTTTCGGCGCAGGACGCCGGAGCCTGCCTCATCACCAAGACTGACACTAACCCCTTCTTCGTGAAGATGAAGGAAGGCGCGCAATCCGGGGCCGAGGCCAATGGCATTTCCCTTCAAACCTTCGCAGGCAAGCTCGACGGTGACGTCGAAACTCAGGTCGCGGCGGTCGAGACGTGCATCGCGAGCGGCGTGAAGGGCATCCTGATCACCCCGTCCGACAGCCGCGCGCTGGCGCCGGTCGTGACCCAGGCGCGTGACGCTGGCATCCTGGTAATTGCGCTCGACACCCCGTTCGAGCCGGCCGACACCGCCGACGCGACTTTCGCGACCGACAACTTCAAGGCCGGCGAACTGATCGGACAATGGGCTGCCGCCAAGCTCGGCGATGAAGCAGCGAACGCCAAGATCGCGCTTCTCGACCTCAACGCGTCCGAAGTTTCGGTCGATTACCTCCGGGATGGCGGATTCCTTCAGGGATTTGGCATCGACATCAAGGATCCAACCGATATCGGGGATGAGGACGACCCGCGCATCGTCGGCCACGACGTGACCGACGGCAACGAGGAAGGCGGTCGCACCGCGATGGAGAATCTTCTCCAGAAGGACCCCGAAATCAACGTCGTCTACACGATCAACGAACCCGCCGCTGCTGGTGCCTATGAGGCGTTGAAGGCTACGGGTCGCGAGAGCGATGTCCTTATCGTCTCTGTCGACGGCGGCTGCCCGGGCGTTCAGAACGTCGCTGAGGGCGTCATCGGTGCGACCTCGATGCAGTTTCCGCTTCTGATGGCGTCGAAGGGAATCGAGGCGATCAAGCAGTTCGCCGATACCGGCGAAAAGCCGCAGAACACCGAAGGGCTCGACTTCTTCAACACGGGTGTCGAGCTCATCACCGACGAACCGGTCGACGGCATCCCGTCGATCAGTTCGGCTGAGGGGCTCGAGAAGTGTTGGGGATGA
- a CDS encoding ATP-binding cassette domain-containing protein: protein MTQVQEPILKARGIVKRYGRVTALDNADFDLYPGEILAVIGDNGAGKSSLIKAISGAITIDEGEMSLEGKPIRFTSPLEARDAGIECVYQTLALSPALSITDNMFVGREIRKKGFMGDYLKMLDRKAMEDFARAKLTELGLMTIQNINQAVETLSGGQRQGVAVARAAAFGSKVIILDEPTAALGVKESRKVLELILDVRSRGIPIVLISHNMPHVFEVADRIHVHRLGRRLCVIDPKENSMSDAVAYMTGAKKPPQEAEAA from the coding sequence ATGACGCAAGTGCAAGAACCCATCCTGAAGGCCCGCGGCATCGTCAAGCGTTACGGTCGGGTGACCGCCCTCGACAACGCCGACTTCGACCTCTACCCGGGCGAGATACTCGCGGTGATCGGCGACAACGGTGCGGGAAAATCCTCGCTTATCAAGGCGATTTCGGGCGCGATCACGATCGACGAGGGCGAGATGTCGCTGGAGGGCAAGCCGATCCGCTTCACCTCGCCCCTGGAGGCGCGCGACGCCGGGATCGAATGTGTCTATCAGACCTTGGCGCTCTCGCCCGCGCTGTCGATCACCGACAACATGTTCGTCGGCCGCGAGATCCGCAAGAAGGGCTTCATGGGCGACTACCTGAAGATGCTCGACCGCAAGGCGATGGAGGACTTTGCCCGCGCGAAGCTCACCGAACTCGGCCTGATGACGATCCAGAACATCAATCAGGCGGTCGAAACGCTGTCGGGTGGCCAGCGGCAGGGCGTCGCCGTCGCCCGGGCGGCTGCATTCGGATCGAAGGTCATCATCCTCGATGAGCCGACCGCCGCGCTTGGCGTGAAGGAATCGCGCAAGGTGCTGGAGCTGATCCTCGACGTGAGATCGAGGGGTATTCCGATCGTGCTGATCAGCCACAACATGCCGCACGTGTTCGAGGTGGCCGACCGCATCCATGTGCACCGTCTGGGCCGCAGGCTCTGCGTGATCGATCCCAAGGAAAACTCGATGTCGGATGCGGTGGCCTACATGACAGGGGCGAAGAAGCCGCCGCAGGAGGCCGAGGCGGCCTGA